A window of Argopecten irradians isolate NY chromosome 14, Ai_NY, whole genome shotgun sequence contains these coding sequences:
- the LOC138307551 gene encoding uncharacterized protein, whose translation MTSYLKPTMVSMFSIFGKWMLVMLYITHGSSGSDQQNLEKIANSLMEKAPLDSLENERLQSKRMMDPLADGLVGKRYMDSVASGLLGKRLVDDLADSPIDKRYIGDIANGLIGKRYFGSIANGLIGKRYIGGIANGLIGKRYIGGIANGLIGKRYIGGIANGLIGKRYIGGIANGLIGKRYIGGIANGLIGKRYLSGIANGLIGKRYVDDIASDLIGKREEDGESHVEKRYIDTLASGIIGKRSDSEDSYDDDGPTVEKRYINDFTSNLFGKRAYRRRNLQALLAKRPFGPIANGLIGKRGPEK comes from the exons ATGACTTCATACCTAAAACCGACAATGGTTTCAATGTTTTCTATCTTCGGAAAATGGATGTTGGTGATGCTATATATAACTCATGGATCAAG TGGCTCGGATCAGCAAAACCTTGAAAAAATAGCGAACAGTCTTATGGAGAAGGCGCCTCTTGATTCTCTAGAAAATGAAAGATTGCAATCCAAACGAATGATGGATCCTTTAGCCGACGGACTTGTCGGGAAACGTTACATGGATTCTGTTGCAAGTGGCCTCCTTGGGAAACGCTTAGTTGATGACTTAGCAGATAGTCCGATCGACAAGAGGTACATTGGTGATATTGCCAACGGACTGATCGGGAAAAGGTATTTTGGTAGTATTGCGAACGGCTTGATCGGAAAACGTTACATCGGTGGTATAGCGAATGGCTTGATAGGGAAACGATACATTGGTGGAATTGCAAATGGCCTGATAGGAAAACGTTACATCGGTGGTATTGCAAACGGCTTGATCGGTAAACGTTACATCGGTGGTATAGCGAATGGCTTGATAGGGAAACGTTACATAGGTGGTATAGCTAATGGCTTGATAGGAAAGCGTTACCTAAGTGGAATTGCAAATGGTTTAATCGGAAAACGCTATGTCGACGATATTGCCAGTGATTTGATCGGAAAACGCGAAGAAGATGGAGAATCGCATGTGGAAAAGAGATACATCGATACTTTGGCAAGTGGCATTATCGGTAAAAGATCTGACTCAGAAGATAGCTATGACGATGACGGGCCTACTGTTGAGAAGCGATACATCAATGATTTCACAAGCAATCTCTTTGGAAAACGAGCATACCGGCGTAGAAATCTGCAAGCTTTGTTAGCTAAACGGCCATTTGGACCAATCGCAAACGGCTTGATTGGAAAACGAGGTCCCGAAAAATAA